Proteins from a single region of Theobroma cacao cultivar B97-61/B2 chromosome 10, Criollo_cocoa_genome_V2, whole genome shotgun sequence:
- the LOC18586189 gene encoding aquaporin TIP1-3, translating to MPINRIAIGTPGEASQPDALKAAFAEFFSMLIFVFAGEGSGMAFNKLTNNGSSTPAGLVAASLAHAFALFVAVSVGANISGGHVNPAVTFGAFIGGNITLLRGILYWIAQLLGSVVACLLLKFATGGLETSAFSLSSDVSAWNALVFEIVMTFGLVYTVYATAVDPKKGNLGIIAPIAIGFIVGANILAGGAFDGASMNPAVSFGPAVVSWTWTNHWVYWLGPLIGAAIAAVVYDNIFIGDATHEPLSTSDF from the exons ATGCCAATCAATAGAATTGCGATCGGAACACCGGGAGAGGCGAGCCAGCCAGATGCACTAAAGGCGGCTTTTGCGGAGTTCTTTTCTATGCTTATTTTCGTATTCGCCGGGGAAGGGTCTGGCATGGCTTTTA ACAAGCTGACCAATAATGGGTCAAGCACACCAGCCGGACTTGTGGCTGCATCATTGGCTCATGCATTTGCCCTGTTTGTGGCGGTGTCGGTTGGTGCAAACATTTCAGGGGGTCATGTCAACCCTGCTGTGACCTTTGGTGCGTTCATTGGAGGCAACATTACTTTGTTGAGAGGCATTTTGTACTGGATTGCACAGTTGCTAGGCTCAGTCGTCGCTTGCTTGCTCCTTAAATTCGCCACCGGTGGTTTG GAAACGTCGGCTTTCTCCCTGTCCTCTGATGTATCCGCCTGGAACGCACTGGTCTTCGAGATAGTGATGACTTTCGGCCTAGTCTACACAGTATATGCCACAGCAGTGGATccaaagaaaggaaatttggGGATTATTGCCCCTATTGCTATTGGTTTCATAGTGGGTGCCAACATCTTGGCTGGTGGTGCTTTTGATGGGGCCTCCATGAACCCAGCAGTGTCATTCGGTCCTGCTGTTGTTAGCTGGACCTGGACTAACCACTGGGTCTACTGGCTTGGTCCATTGATTGGGGCTGCCATTGCAGCCGTTGTCTATGACAACATTTTCATTGGTGATGCCACCCATGAGCCTCTTTCTACCAGTGATTTCTAA
- the LOC18586188 gene encoding F-box protein At2g39490, whose translation MELNAGDFISSLPDEILFHIISLLPFESAIQTIFLSTRWRLLWNLALVQHGSKEDVPTAVSGFLTNFDEHNPTRNTRRLRFHFGEDGVLSAIIAPNHKLHLDFSADNQEHPRQFGWQIELNPQNLSLQPTPSTFFVKTLCLVSVNHLSSEAVSSMVSRFQLLENLKIIGCSGLESLSIDSDTKLLNLTIFDCPQLKSLHIRSYKLRNFWYRGQFPWFWPEFHFNLANAMLDSRQGPGYSTFRTIDFDRVLLTIKNSEIFTLCKWTFEALVCPSLSSFRAAFQFYRLKELWWIDNYSKGLYNSDALITFLELCPSLERLFVTIDHESYVMPSTATCSKQVGKYTKLQHLKVVKLEGFANHEDEILFTERLQDVVAAKPVILTTLDGICFWNLTKVPSHEPQQPEETSLLSQEKYLYKFVPVKNINELCPTHAHMSL comes from the exons ATGGAATTAAATGCGGGAGATTTCATCAGCAGTTTACCTGATGAGATTCTTTTCCATATAATTTCTTTACTTCCCTTTGAATCTGCTATCCAAACCATTTTCCTGTCTACCCGATGGAGGTTGTTGTGGAACTTGGCTCTGGTGCAACATGGAAGCAAAGAAGATGTTCCCACTGCAGTTTCTGGTTTCCTTACAAATTTTGATGAGCACAATCCAACAAGGAATACTAGAAGGCTTCGGTTCCATTTTGGCGAAGATGGTGTCCTCTCAGCAATTATTGCACCCAACCATAAACTTCACCTGGATTTCTCTGCAGATAACCAGGAACATCCAAGGCAGTTTGGTTGGCAGATAGAGTTGAACCCCCAAAATCTTAGTCTCCAGCCAACTCCCTCCACCTTCTTCGTTAAGACCCTTTGCCTGGTATCAGTAAACCACCTTAGCAGTGAAGCTGTTTCTTCTATGGTCTCAAGGTTTCAGCTTCTTGAAAACCTGAAAATCATTGGATGCAGTGGATTGGAATCCTTAAGCATCGATTCTGATACAAAGCTTTTAAACCTAACCATCTTTGATTGTCCACAGTTGAAATCTCTCCATATTAGATCCTATAAACTTAGAAACTTTTGGTATAGAGGGCAATTCCCTTGGTTTTGGCCTGAGTTTCATTTCAACCTGGCAAACGCCATGCTTGATTCTAGGCAAGGGCCTGGCTACAGTACCTTCAGGACTATTGATTTTGATCGAGTCTTGCTGACAATAAAgaattctgaaattttcacGTTGTGCAAATGGACTTTTGAG GCATTAGTCTGTCCATCGCTGTCATCTTTTCGAGCTGCTTTCCAGTTTTATAGACTAAAGGAGCTGTGGTGGATTGATAATTATTCCAAGGGCTTGTACAATAGTGATGCTCTAATCACCTTCTTGGAACTCTGTCCTTCCTTAGAGCGACTCTTCGTGACT ATTGATCATGAGAGCTATGTCATGCCAAGTACTGCCACATGTTCCAAGCAAGTAGGTAAATACACAAAATTGCAGCATCTCAAAGTGGTTAAATTGGAGGGATTTGCCAATCACGAGGATGAGATTTTGTTCACTGAGCGTTTGCAAGATGTTGTTGCGGCGAAACCAGTAATCCTAACAACACTAGATGGGATATGTTTCTGGAATTTGACTAAGGTACCTTCACATGAACCTCAGCAGCCAGAAGAGACTTCACTACTTTCACAAGAAAAGTACCTTTACAAGTTTGTTCCAGTGAAAAACATCAATGAGTTATGTCCCACTCATGCTCACATGAGCTTGTAG
- the LOC18586191 gene encoding receptor-like protein kinase THESEUS 1 encodes MFKTFKSTASEEMEVSVVLFLIFFPFAFFIQSMICASFSPIDVFLIDCGGSNPVELDDSRVFHPDSSTPNVGLSPSSDVVSGNEMSISGNSALYNSARVFEKSSAYTIRTKQIGHHWLRLHFFPLQDTKYNLKSAVFSVVSNGITLLHQFSYWKSGQNSPLVKEYVIEVGGSSSKKLELTFSPSNGSIAFINGIEVVAVPNLYFPSRVVPVPLGPEVEIPKHAALETAYRINMGGPLLTPKNDSMWRIWEPDQPYLVNAASALDVMVNPNLIKYPDGIPAEIAPNWVYATAQEMAEANVTDQRFNISWTFEVEEGFTYLIRMHFCDIVSIALNSLVFNVYINKQSALSSFDISSKTMALSAAYYVDFLTNVSMGSNQILVQIGPPDLRNLPSNAILNGLEIMKMSNTCDSLDGNVCVSSGNSKFPRKILIVLAISSAAVFAVLMVMVATFFLYLRQPKRPKRCPSTWFPFLANVGNSDSKVSICSLASTAQTHGLGRVLSFSEIREATKNFDESLVIGVGGFGKVYKGMLENGVMVAVKRGNPGSRQGLTEFRTEILMLSKLRHRHLVSLIGYCEEQNEMILVYEFMAGGPLRKHLYGSNLPPLSWKQRLEICIGAAKGLHYLHTGAADSIIHRDVKTTNILLDENFTAKVADFGLSKLGPTLDQTHVSTAVKGSFGYLDPEYFRRQQLTEKSDVYSFGVVLMEILCARPAINPALPREQVNIAEWAMHWQKRGLLERIIDPHLAGFINLDSLRKFGETAEKCLAEHGTDRPTMGDVLWNLEYALQLQEASIQNVSSDNSANHIPEIPGWIPLVEFISANRFDSISDQASDATTTTSDVFSQLMDPKGR; translated from the coding sequence ATGTTCAAGACTTTTAAGTCAACGGCAAGTGAAGAAATGGAAGTATCAGTTGTGTTATTCTTAATCTTTTTTCCATTTGCTTTCTTTATTCAGTCAATGATCTGTGCTTCTTTTAGTCCTATAGATGTTTTCTTGATTGATTGTGGGGGAAGTAACCCGGTAGAACTTGACGATTCCCGGGTTTTTCATCCTGATAGTAGTACTCCTAATGTGGGATTGTCCCCTTCTTCAGACGTTGTTTCCGGGAATGAGATGAGCATTTCTGGTAACTCAGCTCTGTATAATTCTGCTAGAGTTTTCGAAAAATCTTCAGCCTATACAATTAGAACTAAGCAGATTGGCCACCACTGGCTGCGGCTACATTTTTTCCCACTTCAAGatacaaaatataatttgaagTCTGCAGTTTTTTCGGTTGTATCTAATGGAATCACACTACTTCATCAGTTTTCTTATTGGAAATCCGGCCAAAACTCTCCTCTAGTGAAGGAATATGTAATTGAGGTTGGAGGTTCGAGTTCAAAAAAATTGGAACTGACATTTTCTCCAAGCAATGGCTCAATTGCATTTATCAATGGGATTGAGGTTGTGGCTGTACCCAACTTGTATTTCCCTTCCAGGGTCGTGCCCGTTCCATTAGGACCAGAAGTTGAGATCCCGAAACATGCAGCTTTGGAGACAGCTTACAGGATAAACATGGGAGGTCCTCTTCTAACTCCTAAGAATGATTCCATGTGGAGGATATGGGAGCCAGATCAACCTTATTTAGTAAATGCTGCTTCCGCCCTTGATGTTATGGTCAATCCTAATTTGATCAAGTACCCTGATGGAATACCAGCAGAAATTGCACCGAATTGGGTTTATGCCACTGCTCAAGAAATGGCTGAAGCAAATGTTACTGATCAGAGATTTAACATATCATGGACGTTTGAAGTAGAGGAAGGTTTCACTTATCTTATTAGGATGCATTTTTGTGACATTGTTAGTATAGCTCTTAACAGCCTAGTTTTCAATGTTTACATCAACAAGCAATCTGCTCTGTCCTCGTTTGATATTTCTAGTAAGACAATGGCATTATCAGCCGCTTACTATGTAGACTTCCTCACGAATGTTTCAATGGGATCAAATCAGATTCTGGTACAAATAGGTCCTCCTGATTTAAGAAATCTCCCAAGCAATGCAATTTTGAATGGTTTAGAGATCATGAAAATGAGCAATACTTGTGATAGCCTTGATGGAAATGTTTGTGTAAGTTCTGGGAACTCGAAGTTCCCCAGAAAAATATTGATTGTCCTAGCAATCTCTTCTGCAGCAGTTTTCGCAGTTTTAATGGTCATGGTAGCAACTTTCTTCCTGTACTTGCGCCAGCCAAAGAGGCCAAAACGTTGCCCCTCAACCTGGTTTCCATTCCTAGCAAATGTGGGAAATTCTGATTCCAAAGTTTCAATTTGCAGTCTTGCTTCAACAGCACAAACTCATGGTTTAGGTCGCGTCCTGTCTTTCTCAGAGATTCGTGAAGCAACAAAGAACTTCGATGAGAGCTTGGTCATTGGTGTAGGTGGATTTGGAAAGGTTTATAAGGGTATGCTAGAGAATGGGGTCATGGTTGCAGTAAAACGTGGAAATCCAGGATCCCGACAAGGACTAACTGAGTTCAGGACAGAAATTTTGATGCTCTCCAAGTTGAGGCACCGGCACCTGGTTTCTCTTATAGGTTACTGTGAAGAACAAAATGAGATGATCCTTGTTTATGAGTTCATGGCAGGTGGTCCTTTGCGGAAACACTTGTATGGCTCCAATCTTCCCCCACTTAGCTGGAAACAAAGGCTTGAAATTTGCATTGGAGCTGCAAAAGGCCTGCACTACCTTCACACAGGAGCAGCAGACAGTATCATCCACCGTGATGTGAAAACAACCAACATACTCCTTGATGAAAATTTCACAGCAAAAGTTGCAGATTTTGGGTTGTCAAAGCTAGGTCCTACTCTGGATCAAACTCATGTAAGTACTGCTGTGAAGGGAAGCTTCGGTTATCTTGATCCTGAGTACTTTCGTCGGCAGCAACTCACAGAGAAATCTGATGTGTATTCCTTTGGAGTGGTTCTCATGGAGATTTTATGTGCCAGGCCTGCTATAAACCCTGCTCTTCCAAGGGAACAGGTTAACATAGCAGAATGGGCTATGCACTGGCAAAAGAGAGGCCTGTTAGAAAGGATTATAGATCCCCATCTAGCAGGATTTATCAATCTCGACTCCCTGAGAAAATTTGGTGAAACAGCTGAGAAGTGCCTGGCAGAACATGGAACCGACAGGCCTACGATGGGGGATGTGTTATGGAATTTGGAATACGCTCTTCAACTACAAGAGGCTTCCATACAAAATGTTTCATCTGACAACAGTGCAAATCATATTCCAGAGATTCCTGGGTGGATCCCCCTAGTTGAATTCATCAGTGCTAATCGTTTTGACAGTATCAGTGATCAAGCTTCTGATGCAACAACAACCACGAGTGACGTCTTTTCACAGCTCATGGATCCAAAAGGAAGATAG